In Eretmochelys imbricata isolate rEreImb1 chromosome 4, rEreImb1.hap1, whole genome shotgun sequence, a single window of DNA contains:
- the C4H4orf51 gene encoding uncharacterized protein C4orf51 homolog produces MSYLFLSPELPLPFSPLSPQAFKEIQRHAGEAWRQEAQREANCATTYSAGYGKKELADPTRWSTKPSSPTRINRPHPPEVFMVNQLHYIPGYYNSDKQTASDDKGKCYEYPGYRDDSKYLGQQVVYQNMYCGASKPHQAAQNRIKNASENGGRTIKTMKNFAVESQKMQTTPHKVKSYSCHATFQQSNKPEFVVSMNHWLKKAGKEETAEVESARQSFLKRD; encoded by the exons ATGAGCTATCTCTTCTTATCTCCTGAATTGCCTTTGCCCTTTAGTCCTCTCTCTCCTCAAGCTTTTAAAGAAATCCAACGCCATGCTGGGGAAGCCTGGAGACAGGAGGCTCAAAGAGAGGCCAACTGTGCGACAACCTATTCTGCTGGTTATGGAAAAAAGGAGCTGGCTGACCCCACAAGGTGGAGCACCAAACCCTCCTCTCCTACCAGGATAAACAGACCTCATCCACCAGA AGTATTTATGGTAAACCAGCTTCATTATATACCTGGATATTACAACAGTGATAAACAAACTGCTTCAGATGACAAAG GCAAATGCTATGAATATCCAGGTTACAGAGACGATTCAAAGTATCTCGGACAACAAGTA GTGTATCAAAATATGTACTGTGGTGCTTCAAAGCCACATCAGGCAGCTCAGAACAGGATaaaaaatgccagtgaaaatg GGGGCAGAACGATTAAGACCATGAAAAATTTTGCAGTGGAGAGTCAGAAGATGCAGACTACACCACACAAGGTAAAGTCCTACAGCTGTCAT GCAACTTTCCAGCAGAGTAACAAGCCTGAGTTTGTCGTTTCAATGAATCACTGGTTGAAGAAAGCTGGAAAAGAAG AAACAGCTGAAGTGGAGAGCGCGAGGCAATCTTTTCTCAAACGTGACTGA